Proteins found in one Nitratiruptor sp. SB155-2 genomic segment:
- a CDS encoding helix-turn-helix transcriptional regulator produces MTEKEKFIYDNLNRKYKRIVIGKRELAYELGVSVSTIDNYICRGYGIPPYKKLGTSNNAKVVFNLVDVAIFLAATIKTN; encoded by the coding sequence ATGACAGAAAAAGAAAAATTTATATACGATAACTTAAACAGAAAATATAAGAGAATAGTAATTGGGAAAAGGGAGTTAGCTTATGAATTAGGTGTATCTGTATCAACTATAGACAATTATATTTGTAGGGGTTATGGAATTCCCCCATATAAAAAACTCGGTACTTCGAATAATGCAAAAGTTGTATTTAACCTTGTTGATGTGGCTATTTTTTTAGCTGCCACTATAAAAACTAATTAA
- a CDS encoding tyrosine-type recombinase/integrase, translating into MARVKSRKYPGVYLNKLANGDISYSFTYKDENGKKKWVTVGKKSAGITEVYTYNKRNEYINKVKLGEDPLRAKKLRKSKVLDEAFELYVKDRELHNKSLHDEKARYINHIQPTFGSTPIAAITPEAIQKLQKKKINEGYSYKTVNHIINLLSTIINVGIEKGLYQGSNPAKKVKRLKVDNARERFLSVDEVKLLLDTVKDNPTLYLFCNLSLSTGGRLETILAIQKKDIDLESGTIKLKDFKNDSTYTGFINDTLHSLLKDLLPQLKANDYILSKSSKPLTSRQIQVPLKPILDRLFNQGLQPNDRKNRVVIHTLRHTFASHLAINGTPIYTIQRLMNHKDINMTLRYAKLAPDSGREAVRSLYL; encoded by the coding sequence TTGGCAAGAGTAAAGAGCAGAAAATATCCAGGTGTCTATCTTAATAAATTGGCCAATGGAGATATTAGTTACTCATTTACTTATAAAGATGAAAATGGTAAAAAGAAATGGGTCACTGTTGGCAAAAAATCTGCAGGAATTACTGAAGTCTATACCTATAATAAAAGAAATGAGTATATCAATAAAGTAAAACTTGGAGAAGATCCATTACGAGCAAAAAAATTACGAAAAAGCAAAGTATTGGATGAAGCTTTTGAACTCTATGTTAAAGATAGAGAGCTTCATAACAAATCCTTGCATGATGAGAAAGCTAGGTATATCAATCATATCCAACCAACTTTTGGTTCCACTCCAATTGCTGCCATTACACCAGAAGCCATTCAAAAACTGCAAAAGAAAAAGATAAATGAAGGGTACAGCTATAAAACGGTCAATCATATCATCAATCTTTTATCGACCATTATTAATGTAGGGATAGAGAAAGGATTGTATCAAGGAAGCAATCCAGCTAAAAAGGTCAAACGACTAAAAGTAGATAATGCAAGGGAGCGCTTTTTAAGTGTGGATGAAGTTAAGCTTTTGCTTGATACAGTCAAAGATAATCCTACTTTGTATCTCTTTTGTAATCTTTCATTATCTACAGGTGGAAGACTAGAGACAATACTTGCAATTCAAAAAAAGGATATTGATTTAGAGAGTGGAACGATAAAACTAAAAGACTTCAAAAATGATAGTACTTATACAGGTTTTATCAATGATACATTACACTCATTGCTAAAAGACTTGCTGCCCCAATTGAAAGCGAATGACTATATATTAAGCAAAAGCAGCAAACCTCTTACTTCAAGACAGATACAAGTACCTCTCAAGCCAATATTGGATCGTTTATTTAATCAAGGATTGCAGCCGAACGATAGAAAAAATAGAGTAGTGATTCATACCCTTCGTCATACTTTCGCGAGCCATTTAGCCATCAATGGAACTCCAATATATACCATTCAAAGACTCATGAACCATAAAGATATTAATATGACCTTGAGATATGCCAAACTTGCTCCAGACAGTGGACGAGAAGCAGTGAGAAGCTTATATTTGTAA
- a CDS encoding COG3014 family protein: MGQKRVAFIATSIILLLFTGCGSGLKNLGKSSAHMQEARQASTKAQYQNLFHRYQDENKTDDLLWNYEAGTVGYYVQRYKDSVFYFDKAEELIKKYDEEILASKVLSNVGAVLTNDTFMDYRPRIYEKIMVNTYKAIDFINKGDFQNARIEFNRALVREDRAKEFFAKEIGKEKEKLQKEKKKKLQNVQIKKQTTSPIEKKYSNLFAFKPYRDFTNPFTNYLAGIYFLSRGDYGKATDLLKECYGMVKGVDSGAEYVKSDFELADKMKGSVLARKQHYTWVIFMNGLAPKKEEWKINVPVFLVSNKVLYTGIALPTLKMRPKAFDALEVKTPTQQKKTKTVATMDRVIKLEFKKRFPIIMTRALTRTITQTIIQKQLHDRAGFLGGLAGAVYQGIMNRADTRMWERLPKEFQVARVQSSSEVAIYSPNGEIARIPTDTNHDFLVFVTIQTPQSEPIISWQKL, translated from the coding sequence ATGGGTCAAAAAAGAGTCGCTTTCATTGCTACTTCTATCATTCTGCTTCTTTTTACCGGATGTGGATCGGGACTGAAAAATCTTGGGAAATCTTCAGCACATATGCAAGAAGCCCGGCAAGCATCCACAAAAGCACAGTATCAAAATCTTTTTCATCGATACCAGGATGAAAACAAAACCGATGATCTGTTGTGGAACTACGAAGCAGGTACAGTTGGCTACTATGTACAGCGTTATAAAGATAGCGTCTTCTATTTTGACAAAGCTGAGGAATTGATCAAAAAATATGATGAAGAGATCCTGGCTTCAAAAGTTCTCAGTAATGTAGGAGCGGTCCTGACCAACGATACGTTCATGGATTATCGTCCTAGAATCTACGAAAAGATCATGGTCAATACCTACAAAGCAATCGACTTTATCAACAAAGGTGACTTTCAAAATGCCAGAATAGAGTTCAACAGAGCGTTGGTCAGAGAGGACAGAGCAAAAGAGTTTTTCGCCAAAGAGATCGGGAAAGAGAAAGAGAAACTTCAAAAAGAGAAAAAGAAAAAACTCCAAAATGTCCAAATAAAAAAACAGACCACGAGTCCGATAGAGAAAAAATACTCCAACCTGTTTGCTTTCAAGCCTTATAGAGACTTTACCAACCCATTCACCAATTATCTTGCAGGCATCTACTTCTTAAGCAGGGGAGATTATGGCAAAGCCACTGATCTGTTAAAAGAGTGCTATGGTATGGTAAAAGGAGTGGACAGCGGAGCAGAGTACGTAAAGTCCGATTTTGAACTTGCTGACAAAATGAAAGGCTCTGTATTGGCTCGAAAACAACACTACACTTGGGTGATTTTCATGAATGGCCTTGCTCCAAAAAAAGAGGAGTGGAAAATCAACGTTCCTGTTTTTCTAGTATCCAATAAAGTTTTATATACTGGCATTGCACTTCCAACGCTGAAAATGAGACCGAAAGCCTTTGACGCTCTTGAAGTCAAAACACCTACACAACAGAAGAAGACAAAAACTGTAGCCACTATGGACAGAGTCATCAAACTGGAGTTCAAAAAAAGATTTCCGATAATTATGACGCGGGCTTTGACAAGAACGATCACTCAAACCATCATACAAAAGCAGCTTCATGACAGAGCAGGTTTTCTAGGAGGGCTTGCAGGAGCTGTATATCAAGGTATAATGAACAGAGCAGATACCAGAATGTGGGAGAGACTCCCAAAAGAGTTTCAGGTAGCAAGAGTACAAAGCTCTTCAGAAGTGGCTATCTATTCTCCCAACGGTGAAATAGCAAGGATCCCAACAGATACAAATCATGATTTTCTTGTATTTGTTACAATTCAGACACCACAGAGTGAGCCGATTATCTCATGGCAAAAACTTTAA
- a CDS encoding YcfL family protein has translation MKRWLIALSVLFLLTGCAKSVSNETISNPDRNIVKNSYLEQKVEILDHHTRYTNGLLEAMVQLHNKTKDFQDLEYRFIWLDSDGFVAEKEPWQPLTLNGLETTQVNSIAHTPNATDFKFEIRQKQ, from the coding sequence ATGAAAAGATGGCTCATAGCACTGAGCGTTCTATTTTTACTCACAGGATGTGCCAAAAGCGTTAGCAACGAAACCATCTCAAATCCAGATAGAAATATAGTAAAAAATAGCTATCTTGAACAAAAAGTGGAGATTCTCGATCATCATACACGATATACAAACGGTCTTTTAGAAGCGATGGTTCAACTTCACAACAAGACAAAAGATTTTCAAGATTTGGAATATCGATTTATCTGGCTTGATAGTGACGGATTTGTAGCAGAAAAAGAGCCTTGGCAACCTCTTACGCTCAATGGCCTTGAGACAACCCAGGTAAACTCAATCGCTCACACACCAAATGCAACCGACTTTAAATTTGAAATTCGCCAAAAACAGTAA
- the lpoB gene encoding penicillin-binding protein activator LpoB, which produces MKKLVLLSTTAAMLFFSGCATSSSQVRYINHEKAGTSAPASLGLDYEDINTAAQKLINSMLKSPYLDKLYRIKMRKEGKPLILMISDFTNDTTQRLDIDQIVKKIRIALLNSGKFIVTTAVRAGGVEDRATRELRKLRKNKEFNQKTIAKEGTIIAPDLSLSGKIIQRTTPLPNGEQRVDYYIQMSLTDVTSGLAFWEGEEVISKAGSSKAAPW; this is translated from the coding sequence ATGAAAAAATTGGTACTACTCTCAACCACTGCCGCAATGCTTTTTTTTAGCGGATGCGCGACTTCCTCGTCGCAAGTGCGTTATATCAACCATGAAAAGGCTGGAACTTCCGCGCCTGCTTCCCTGGGACTCGACTATGAAGATATCAACACAGCGGCACAAAAGCTTATCAACTCAATGCTCAAATCTCCCTATCTTGATAAATTGTATAGGATTAAAATGAGAAAAGAGGGAAAACCGCTCATTTTGATGATCAGCGATTTTACCAACGATACTACACAAAGACTCGACATCGATCAAATTGTGAAAAAAATACGGATCGCGCTTTTAAACAGTGGGAAATTTATCGTTACTACCGCTGTAAGAGCAGGAGGAGTAGAAGACAGGGCAACGAGAGAACTTAGAAAGTTGAGGAAAAACAAAGAGTTCAACCAAAAAACGATCGCCAAAGAAGGCACGATCATTGCACCTGATTTGAGTCTTTCTGGAAAAATTATACAAAGAACCACTCCTTTGCCAAATGGAGAACAGCGAGTAGATTACTATATTCAGATGAGCCTTACAGATGTTACAAGCGGACTTGCGTTTTGGGAAGGCGAAGAAGTTATCAGTAAAGCCGGCAGCAGCAAAGCCGCACCTTGGTAA
- a CDS encoding DUF6844 domain-containing protein, whose protein sequence is MKKLVTLLIVCVSFLYATDIESWKNDFIKAHGNFGQTDDHGRTFYYGEATINVTPLDPAYVKELVLAYEKAMLNLQSDFILQTFGRETVQRLAEIVENDSTNADQFPPLPEAQKMAQQGKIATIFNKALDVIDKKLDKELEELGVPPQQLQKMTVEQKKTLFKDKLSSKIVKEAFSSMEGLVPYQVKIGTITTPVGKATKVAIIAITSPKTIQFAKDIARQRPTQVRGKPHTLSDLLPKAKEDYLNEIGLRYSYDEQGRPMLISYGMWSVTQKVTSPSRYLKKIDLAKRKARMRAESYIGDFIKTNIQAIESQDASSLEEEVAKKITTVDAAGNSSQKIRDNIKETLDSYFKKFKSSSNFSLQGTSEAYNWDYKEPKTGMIYVGSVVTWNYNQLNNVKRYIHQKHNTAKTTKTQAKTKSSVTIERESKVINDVEDF, encoded by the coding sequence ATGAAAAAACTGGTAACACTATTGATCGTTTGTGTAAGTTTCCTCTATGCCACGGATATAGAGAGCTGGAAAAACGATTTTATCAAAGCACATGGCAATTTTGGTCAAACAGATGATCATGGAAGAACGTTTTACTATGGTGAGGCCACAATCAATGTGACACCCCTTGATCCAGCCTATGTAAAAGAGTTGGTTCTAGCTTATGAAAAGGCGATGCTCAATCTGCAATCTGACTTTATCCTCCAGACATTTGGACGAGAGACTGTTCAAAGACTTGCAGAAATCGTAGAAAACGACTCTACGAACGCTGATCAATTTCCTCCTTTACCGGAAGCCCAAAAAATGGCTCAGCAGGGAAAAATCGCTACCATTTTCAACAAGGCCTTGGATGTTATCGACAAAAAACTTGACAAAGAGTTGGAAGAGTTGGGAGTTCCTCCTCAACAATTACAAAAAATGACCGTTGAGCAAAAAAAGACGCTTTTCAAAGATAAATTGAGCTCTAAAATTGTCAAAGAAGCATTTAGCAGTATGGAAGGACTCGTTCCATATCAAGTAAAAATAGGTACTATAACTACGCCTGTAGGAAAAGCGACAAAAGTTGCTATCATTGCTATAACATCACCTAAAACAATCCAGTTTGCCAAAGATATCGCTCGACAGCGACCTACGCAAGTTCGCGGAAAACCACATACGTTAAGCGATCTTCTTCCGAAGGCAAAAGAGGATTATCTCAATGAAATAGGACTACGATACAGCTATGATGAACAGGGCCGACCGATGCTCATCTCTTATGGTATGTGGTCTGTCACGCAAAAAGTCACCTCCCCATCACGCTATCTCAAAAAGATCGATCTGGCCAAAAGAAAAGCGAGAATGCGTGCAGAATCTTATATTGGTGATTTTATAAAAACCAATATACAGGCAATTGAAAGCCAAGATGCATCCTCTTTAGAGGAAGAGGTAGCCAAGAAAATCACTACGGTCGATGCTGCTGGCAACAGCAGTCAAAAGATAAGAGACAACATTAAAGAGACATTGGATAGTTACTTCAAAAAATTCAAATCCTCCTCGAACTTTAGTCTTCAAGGAACAAGTGAGGCCTATAACTGGGATTATAAAGAGCCTAAAACAGGTATGATATACGTAGGTTCTGTGGTGACATGGAACTATAACCAGCTCAACAATGTCAAAAGATATATTCATCAAAAACACAATACTGCCAAAACAACAAAGACTCAAGCCAAAACAAAATCGTCTGTTACAATTGAAAGAGAATCAAAAGTCATCAACGATGTAGAGGATTTCTAA
- a CDS encoding CsgG/HfaB family protein, which translates to MKRLLLCLVLLNSFLWAGAHKVVSTRVVQGVGEGTTRSEAITEALVDALGQLQGVRLSKTAFSKDQLIETDTSSKSAYLYSSKIKKITHGKVNSYKVVEVMEIEPHHYKAIVEVTKRTTRYKYRDAGHNPHNRRTLAVLPFEYKPTYSLHGITIDGRELSRRLTQSIINKITQTRKFTILDRQNSKYYEFEKSFLLSPGTDPVELARIGKRLGADYFIIGQILDFGTDKKEGNYLLGPDETTEEAYATIAYRVLYVPRQQIKWSDTIDIAFEVPPTKRAESLTVKVGDKIAQVLVDQIMFNIYPPRIVRSSGKNIILNMGGNTLHPGDRFEIYALGKKIYDPYTKESLGREEIKIGELEITKVLPKFSYAKVIEGKAKKGAIIRPAASNHNENQNVGKDSMFEEMFHK; encoded by the coding sequence ATGAAACGATTGCTTCTTTGTCTTGTTCTATTGAATAGTTTCCTATGGGCTGGAGCGCACAAAGTTGTCTCCACCCGTGTAGTACAAGGTGTAGGAGAAGGAACAACGCGATCCGAAGCCATCACGGAAGCCTTAGTCGATGCCCTTGGACAACTTCAGGGAGTTCGATTGTCGAAAACCGCTTTTTCCAAAGATCAACTCATAGAAACAGACACATCATCAAAATCGGCATATCTTTACAGCAGTAAAATCAAAAAGATAACACATGGAAAAGTAAATAGCTATAAAGTTGTTGAGGTGATGGAAATTGAACCACACCATTATAAAGCCATCGTTGAGGTAACAAAACGCACTACCAGATACAAATATAGAGATGCGGGTCACAATCCCCACAATCGCCGTACTTTGGCGGTACTCCCTTTTGAATATAAGCCAACATATTCGCTACATGGAATAACTATTGATGGAAGAGAGCTGAGTCGCCGGCTTACACAATCGATCATCAATAAGATAACCCAAACAAGAAAATTTACCATTTTGGATAGACAAAATAGTAAATATTATGAATTCGAGAAAAGTTTCTTACTCTCCCCAGGAACGGATCCTGTCGAACTGGCTCGTATCGGTAAGCGACTTGGGGCAGACTACTTCATCATTGGACAGATATTAGATTTTGGAACTGATAAAAAGGAAGGCAACTATCTATTAGGTCCCGATGAGACTACAGAGGAGGCTTATGCCACAATAGCCTATCGCGTTCTTTATGTTCCAAGACAACAGATCAAGTGGTCCGATACTATCGATATAGCGTTTGAAGTACCTCCTACCAAAAGAGCTGAAAGTCTTACCGTAAAAGTAGGAGACAAAATAGCTCAAGTTTTAGTTGATCAAATAATGTTCAACATTTATCCACCACGAATCGTTCGATCTTCTGGTAAAAATATCATTCTTAATATGGGAGGCAATACCCTCCATCCGGGAGATAGATTTGAAATATATGCTCTGGGCAAAAAAATATATGACCCCTATACAAAAGAGTCTTTAGGACGTGAAGAGATAAAAATAGGAGAGCTGGAAATAACAAAAGTTTTACCTAAATTTTCCTATGCAAAAGTTATAGAAGGAAAAGCGAAAAAAGGGGCAATTATCAGACCGGCAGCAAGTAATCACAATGAAAATCAAAATGTCGGCAAAGACTCCATGTTTGAGGAGATGTTCCACAAGTGA
- the mobA gene encoding molybdenum cofactor guanylyltransferase MobA has product MICVIFAGGKSSRMGRDKSLLSFGDKPLIEYQFERLLPLFDEVYISSKSEKFNFNAPLILDSSDIYAPTPAFLDIFDKFDEFFAISVDAPFIDKPIIEKLIEEAKKYPNKDAIIAKTDFSHPLIGIYRKSIQPKIENALEKNNLKLNSILKEANTHYVEFQEDERFLNLNYPDEFKKALQLKKVLL; this is encoded by the coding sequence GTGATCTGCGTTATATTTGCTGGCGGGAAAAGCTCACGAATGGGAAGGGACAAATCCCTTCTCTCATTTGGAGACAAGCCACTTATTGAGTATCAGTTCGAGCGTCTGCTTCCTCTTTTTGATGAGGTTTACATCTCCTCAAAGAGCGAAAAATTCAACTTCAACGCTCCACTCATTCTTGACAGCAGCGATATTTACGCGCCAACTCCCGCATTTTTGGATATTTTTGACAAATTTGATGAGTTTTTCGCCATAAGTGTCGATGCTCCTTTTATCGATAAACCGATCATAGAAAAACTGATTGAAGAAGCAAAAAAATATCCAAATAAAGACGCCATTATCGCAAAAACCGATTTCTCCCATCCTCTCATAGGAATCTACCGCAAATCGATTCAACCAAAGATAGAAAATGCCCTCGAAAAAAACAATCTTAAGCTCAACTCTATTTTAAAAGAAGCAAATACCCATTATGTGGAATTTCAAGAGGATGAAAGATTTTTAAATCTCAACTATCCCGATGAATTCAAAAAAGCTTTGCAACTCAAAAAAGTTTTGCTATAA
- a CDS encoding Dabb family protein encodes MVRHIVFMKFPDFSLAKKAKEKLLSMKEHIDVLKEIEVGINFSRSQRSYDLALVTTFDNKEDLETYRVHPYHQDEIVAWLKEIGTETKVVDYEV; translated from the coding sequence ATGGTTCGACATATTGTCTTTATGAAGTTTCCTGATTTTAGTTTAGCAAAAAAAGCCAAAGAGAAGCTTCTAAGCATGAAAGAGCATATCGATGTACTCAAAGAGATCGAAGTTGGTATCAATTTTAGTAGAAGCCAAAGAAGTTATGATCTAGCCCTTGTAACAACATTTGATAATAAAGAGGATCTTGAAACATACAGAGTCCATCCATACCACCAAGACGAAATTGTGGCATGGCTTAAAGAGATAGGAACCGAAACAAAGGTGGTTGATTATGAAGTCTGA
- the moaC gene encoding cyclic pyranopterin monophosphate synthase MoaC, translating into MKSDLTHLDEKKRPKMVDVGVKDETERIAVASGIIEVTPEAFDAVKNETTKKGAVLHTAVIAAIMGAKKTPDLIPMCHPLLLTSINCDVEELPDLPGFKLIVTCKLKGRTGVEMEALTGVSIGLLTIYDMLKAIDKGMVIKNIQLERKSGGKSGDFVR; encoded by the coding sequence ATGAAGTCTGATTTAACCCATTTAGATGAAAAAAAACGTCCCAAAATGGTAGATGTGGGAGTCAAAGATGAGACGGAGCGCATCGCCGTGGCCAGCGGAATTATCGAAGTTACCCCCGAGGCATTTGACGCAGTAAAAAACGAAACGACTAAAAAAGGGGCGGTCCTTCACACAGCCGTCATAGCTGCCATCATGGGAGCCAAAAAGACACCGGATCTTATCCCTATGTGCCATCCGTTGCTTCTCACATCTATCAACTGTGATGTAGAGGAACTTCCCGATCTTCCAGGGTTCAAACTGATCGTCACATGCAAGTTAAAGGGGCGAACCGGCGTGGAGATGGAAGCTTTGACTGGTGTGAGTATTGGACTTTTAACCATTTATGATATGCTCAAAGCGATAGACAAAGGGATGGTTATCAAAAATATCCAGCTTGAACGAAAGAGCGGAGGCAAAAGCGGCGATTTTGTGCGCTAA